AAAAATCACTCGGACGGTATTCATTCTTTGGATGCACTAAACTTAGATTGGACGAATCGACTAGAATCTCCAAGCCTTGGTTAAACTCAGTAGGACTCGTGCCGAACCATGCTTCGAGCGCATTTGACAAGCCGTCATTATCGAGCGAATCGGCCTCTGGCATCGCAGGCTCCCCCATCAAACCATACCCGGATGCCCACATTGCAAAACTCGAAGCCGTCGTATGATCCGGCAGCTGCAATAAGCGAACCTGCTGGATTGATTTTCCGACTGAACTATCGCGCGCATGGACCACAAACTGATAGGCGAAGCTTTGCAAATCTATCGAAGCAATCGAGCCCGACACAACTGGACCGCCATCATAAGAATACGTCCAGCGGGCACCTCCGCTTTCGTTGGGCTTCATCGTCATCACCCATGTGTGCTCTCCAGGCTCTGTCGCGAAATTGCTTTCCAAATTGAGCGCCGATGGACTGTCGCCAAGAGCATCATAGATCAAGAGTCCGGTTGGCGCAGACGACGTCCCGGACGCCAGGTTCATACCAATCCCGTAGGTATTTGAGCCTTCAGATAGAAGCGCGTTGTTTTGGCTGGGCGTGTAATTGGCAATCAATCCAAATGAAAACTGATTGTTCGCACTGACAGCTAGGCTTGTGAGATTGTATGTGACTTCCAACCTGAAACCTTCGGACAAATCAAAACTGTTCAGACTGTATGCACTCGCACGGTTGCCGCCACTGCCGTCACTGCCATACACAAGCCCGCCGCTATTCTCTCGCCAGTAATCGCCGGAATCCGTACCCGAATTCCCCATGCCCCCACCTGTATCCGGATTTGTGGAGAGCGCTCCGTCGGCAAAGTAATCTTCGTAGAGTAAAGATGCCGCCGACCATACCTGTATCTGATAAGTTGCGGAATCGGACGCACCCATCGCATCTTCAACGAATACTGAGAACGCATGTGCGCCCAGATCATCGGAGCCCGGATGGCCGCTAAGTGTTCCATCGGCAGCTACCGTCAGCCACTCTGGCCCGGATCGTTTTGAAAAGGTCAAAGTATCGCCGAAGTCCGGATCCGTCGCCTAAACGCTTCCGGCAAAAACGTGGTCTTCAACCGCGACCAGTTCGCCCAAAGAACTCGACTCTAAAACGGGTGCATCGTTCACGTGATACTCAATAACAATGCGCCATTCATCACTCAAAAGAGTCGTCGAACGCTGAATCTCAAATAGGTAGTCCCGAGTGCCATCTCCATTGTCAGTACTTGTATAAGCATAATCATATGCTCCCATATCTGAGCCTTCAATGCCCCCCAATGGCGTGACCTCACCTTGGAAATATCTATAAATAGCAAGTGACACATCACCCGGCACGCGATTCAAGCGAACTGGAATCACTCCCATGCCTCCACCAACGACGGAGAAGTCGGCAAAGACTTCACCCGCGGCGGCGTTGATCTCTATCGGATCGGTCGGCTTTTCTGAGAGCAACTCCCCCACTGCAGCCGTGATCTCAGCATTTACCCAGGAGCCTGCATTCCAAATCGGTTGCCCGCTTTCATAACAACCGCGATCCGGCGCAGTCCCCGCAAAGCCGTCCGTATAGGGAGACAATTCGATGCCTCCATCCACTGCGGTCGTATAGCTGGGCTTGATCCGGTAATCGCCCTTTGCCTGATCCATAAACTGCGAATTCGGCACATTGGTGGTATTGTGCGACACCACGCCGAACTCGCCGTCGTTTATAATCTTTTTGTTGCCCAGATTATTATGGACTCGCTGCCCCTCCAGCCCACTGCGTTGGTGGACGATCGCATTGTCGGGATACAATACGGTGTTATTAAAAACGATATTCCGCGATCCATTAAAACGAATGCCCATCCACGCATCTGGAACCACCATGAGGTTGTGGTGAACAAACATATCGTCGGTTCCATTATCCCCATAGAAGCCATAAGGCATATTGGTGGTGTTGTCTTTGACCACATTATAGGCGAACTCTGTGCCGTTAGAACTCCGCCCCTGATGATTCACGTAAAAGGCACCCGTATCATGCAGTAAAAGAGCAGCCTTCTCGATGATATTGTGCCGCACCGTTAACTGGCTGGAAATGTAGCCGCCAAGCGTGCGATTGCCCCCGTCAATCCCCGACTGCGCACAGCGTCGCACGGTGTTGTGCAAAACTTTCGCACGCGTGCCAAATGCCTGAATCGGTTGCTGGCGGCGCATCATCCAGTCACAATCCTCCACCAGTGAGCCTTGGATCGTATTGTCCGTACCACGAAGACGAATGCCGCTGCCCCAGCTCTTTTCAATCCAGCAGTTCTCCACCAGATTGTTGCTGCCCGACACATACACTCCAGTCGAGCCATCTTCCTTGGCTCCATAATCCTGCCCCCAATATAGGTCGTCGATCCCCTTGTGGTAGTAATCCGACCACGGTGCCGGATACTCGACGTGGCACTCGCGCAGGACGCAATTTTGCGAAGCATCCATGATCACTGAGGAAGCAAAAAAGTGCAGCCCTTCGAGGGTGATACCGCTGCGCTGACTTAAGTCCGCCCCCCAAATTCGCGTGCGCACATCCACCGCGGTGCTAGCAAGATCCACCCCCGCGGGTGGATACAAGTAGAAGGTGCCGTCATCCGCGCTATACCACTCAGAGGGTACATCCAAAGCGCGCAGGTGGTTAATGATGTATCCCTTGCCATCCCCGACCTGCGTCACGGCTTCAGGATTATAGCGCCAATAGTAGCTGAGGTCATTGCAGGTAAGCGTCCGACCGGAGGATGCGGTGATTTTGCCAACTGCCGCAGTGAACACATTCGTGCCATTCAGTCCTGTATAATAACCGCCCACCCATGTATCCGCACCATCGTCCGGAAGGTTGGCGCTTGTATCAAATCTTACCTGTGCAATGCCCGT
The nucleotide sequence above comes from Coraliomargarita algicola. Encoded proteins:
- a CDS encoding right-handed parallel beta-helix repeat-containing protein, whose product is MKRLYSVCSIGLWLSLSATAQVYVSDSAGDDTSGSGAIDQPFKTIAKAMEHCAPGETVYIREGVYREVIVPLVDHLTIQAYAGEEVVISGCDVLQGAWSDAVHDANIKTTTTSGRVLQVFIGEDRMHLARFPNEDGNMLNKGDMAGTFTLGGVDEGTGIAQVRFDTSANLPDDGADTWVGGYYTGLNGTNVFTAAVGKITASSGRTLTCNDLSYYWRYNPEAVTQVGDGKGYIINHLRALDVPSEWYSADDGTFYLYPPAGVDLASTAVDVRTRIWGADLSQRSGITLEGLHFFASSVIMDASQNCVLRECHVEYPAPWSDYYHKGIDDLYWGQDYGAKEDGSTGVYVSGSNNLVENCWIEKSWGSGIRLRGTDNTIQGSLVEDCDWMMRRQQPIQAFGTRAKVLHNTVRRCAQSGIDGGNRTLGGYISSQLTVRHNIIEKAALLLHDTGAFYVNHQGRSSNGTEFAYNVVKDNTTNMPYGFYGDNGTDDMFVHHNLMVVPDAWMGIRFNGSRNIVFNNTVLYPDNAIVHQRSGLEGQRVHNNLGNKKIINDGEFGVVSHNTTNVPNSQFMDQAKGDYRIKPSYTTAVDGGIELSPYTDGFAGTAPDRGCYESGQPIWNAGSWVNAEITAAVGELLSEKPTDPIEINAAAGEVFADFSVVGGGMGVIPVRLNRVPGDVSLAIYRYFQGEVTPLGGIEGSDMGAYDYAYTSTDNGDGTRDYLFEIQRSTTLLSDEWRIVIEYHVNDAPVLESSSLGELVAVEDHVFAGSV